In Dermacentor variabilis isolate Ectoservices chromosome 7, ASM5094787v1, whole genome shotgun sequence, a genomic segment contains:
- the LOC142587127 gene encoding BTB/POZ domain-containing protein 6-B-like codes for MPLSLEKFLESGEHADVEFVVKLEKLDISKTFKAHKQLLALSSDVFEAMFYGQLAEKDTVVITDLHPDGFYGLLKYVYAGQARIENCFEALHTKAAAGKYLLEELETACLAYIRKHVDAKEACLVLDCAFVSGYGSLDEVAEAVLVKKDEAVLCSTAFLNSRPETVLLVLDKVTNVREDLVIRAALRWARSLCKAGATDLKTTVAAFLPKLRFLTLSSSEFVELIASEDAQGAMEKDDAFAILCNLIHEGCTEMPEWACRENVSRRHTGANDLPYPYNRKRRDAYDMDISHGASYAYYHYDRRNLC; via the exons ATGCCT TTAAGCTTGGAGAAATTCCTGGAAAGCGGCGAGCACGCTGACGTGGAGTTCGTCGTGAAATTGGAAAAATTGGACATCTCGAAGACCTTCAAGGCTCACAAGCAATTACTGGCCTTGAGTAGTGACGTTTTCGAAGCCATGTTCTACGGTCAGCTTGCCGAAAAGGACACCGTGGTCATCACGGACCTCCACCCTGATGGATTCTACGGCCTTCTGAA GTACGTGTACGCGGGACAGGCCAGGATCGAAAATTGTTTTGAAGCCTTGCACACTAAGGCCGCAGCGGGGAAATATCTCCTCGAAGAGCTGGAGACTGCGTGTCTGGCCTACATTCGCAAGCACGTCGACGCCAAAGAAGCGTGCCTCGTACTCGACTGTGCTTTCGTGAGCGGCTATGGGTCGCTTGACGAAGTGGCAGAAGCAGTGCTCGTTAAGAAAGACGAGGCCGTGCTGTGTTCCACCGCATTCCTCAACAGCCGCCCTGAGACGGTTCTTCTTGTTCTGGACAAG GTGACAAACGTTCGAGAGGATTTAGTGATTCGTGCGGCGCTAAGGTGGGCGCGATCATTGTGCAAGGCGGGTGCCACGGACCTCAAGACAACCGTTGCCGCCTTCCTGCCGAAGCTGAGGTTCTTGACGCTGTCGTCGTCGGAATTCGTGGAGTTGATCGCCTCCGAGGACGCGCAAGGGGCGATGGAAAAGGACGACGCGTTCGCCATTTTGTGCAACCTGATCCACGAAGGGTGCACTGAGATGCCGGAATGGGCATGCCGGGAGAATGTGTCACGCCGTCACACTGGGGCAAACGACTTGCCATACCCGTACAACAGAAAAAGGAGAGACGCGTACGACATGGACATCTCGCATGGTGCCTCGTACGCTTATTACCATTACGATCGAAGAAACCTTTGTTGA